From one Staphylococcus kloosii genomic stretch:
- a CDS encoding YSIRK-type signal peptide-containing protein (The YSIRK form of extended signal peptide directs nascent proteins to the cross-wall site, while signal peptides lacking YSIRK direct proteins instead to the cell pole. A large fraction of YSIRK proteins are surface proteins anchored by sortase-mediated processing of a C-terminal LPXTG motif.) → MRSYKAHISTRKNSYAIRKFSIGIASILVGSALFFGYNQESHASLQVTEDSNSSTNNINADVVQSSGAITKQEGIQNTTQNESVEKVSNNVNEDASLNNNVNLQNNQLLASEQASENNNLVGSSKSNEHQASGSEVSSDTSLETQSNNNVEETKASNTLNQLISNNTQSDLTTTLNNNEASSQESNFDTKSVVSEKQKIYPAQVVRKNVNAHTKDVDVLKLIENNSKYLSEEERKLFLRMATRYSSFVSRDWNHIYNKNYNGISSNVNIRTIGSQNAQNTNKLLNSMYNLIESRDNDNFYAELTTDSKTSNLLNFYNLDRNIRNEDGHPVATLTLRKNTTNLTEYRGGRWLPWKVRYEQWGLRTNESLDKKIETVVAKYKWNGVLHNDVLTRNNKGFYWFKEDEAFSVNKANVGGTIDIIITFKKDAIIDKFKDFAWGYIISDSKELDTVAGANIGFEKLNFTKNNFVTVFNNNVLNNLKRKVQSKLENSTTGDSVNQNHYLTLLNRITQNVTSSADYKRALLNLNNLYDRLNVVENEVKPVATLRKAVSSDSKIIDVFKYIEENEQYLSDEERKFFLRTAVRNTSLQRNDWEKLYNKDYNTLSSNVSSKNLTNTQAENANKTLNSLYDLIQNRNNDNFYKELTKDPQAVGLSNHFIVKNNVTQSEGHQLVDIDLSKNSISLSEYVGGKWLPWKVRYEQWGLRTNESLNNKIEQVKVKYQWNGKELERILERNSKGFYWFKEDEVYDVNKANVGGKVTYQIKFKKDAILDLNNDMAWGYIISDSKDLQTLTGANIGFKKLSFSHIKNNFNQQTVANLKQQLINFINKNSVKLTNGQQRVTENLNQVNAISSDNVTNDSLGEVKQQLNDILQNFEQKLVLADLEHSFVKIPPNKQHLRLYAQESNDEYYHSFQSALTNPANSINSDGSLTIKPKGYFMYNLKAINKLAPGKMINLKVLVGNINDNTKLQYSVQRKDNTYAVIITDIPKTREGVYQLSNFIVPKDAVKLSLRLDNRTGTSDAYIKSFSLTPTNNDNLNDLFTQNLIVTPTARQHIGKFAKESKDKYFASFQSLHTQTINSLNPDGSLTVLPKGYFFYNLKAVEKLAPGKSFNIRIGATQVDNNTKIEYAIYDKQNNLLVKITNIPKNEDGTYKLDNIIVPNNASRIALRIDNRKGTTSARLTGLYVVPVREV, encoded by the coding sequence GTGAGAAGTTATAAAGCACATATTTCAACGAGAAAGAATAGTTATGCTATTCGAAAATTTAGTATCGGTATTGCTTCAATTTTAGTGGGTAGTGCATTATTTTTTGGATATAATCAAGAAAGCCATGCATCATTACAAGTAACAGAAGATAGCAATAGTTCGACTAATAATATTAATGCTGATGTCGTCCAAAGTAGTGGAGCAATAACTAAACAAGAGGGTATTCAAAATACAACTCAAAATGAAAGTGTTGAAAAAGTTAGTAATAATGTTAATGAGGATGCTTCATTAAACAATAATGTAAACCTGCAGAATAACCAATTACTAGCCTCAGAGCAAGCTAGTGAAAATAATAATTTAGTAGGTTCTTCTAAATCGAATGAACATCAAGCATCGGGATCAGAAGTTTCTAGTGATACATCTTTAGAAACGCAGTCAAATAATAATGTAGAAGAAACAAAAGCTAGTAATACATTAAATCAACTAATTTCTAATAACACTCAAAGTGATCTAACTACAACGCTAAATAATAATGAAGCGAGCTCTCAAGAGTCTAATTTTGACACTAAATCAGTAGTTTCTGAAAAGCAAAAAATTTATCCAGCTCAAGTTGTTAGAAAAAATGTAAATGCACATACGAAAGATGTTGATGTTTTAAAATTGATAGAAAATAATAGTAAATATCTTTCTGAAGAAGAACGTAAATTATTTTTACGAATGGCTACGCGGTATTCTTCTTTTGTTTCACGAGATTGGAATCATATTTATAATAAAAATTATAATGGTATATCATCTAATGTAAATATTAGAACAATTGGTTCACAAAATGCACAAAATACTAATAAACTACTTAACTCAATGTATAATTTAATTGAAAGCAGAGATAATGATAATTTTTACGCTGAATTAACCACTGATAGTAAGACAAGTAATCTACTTAATTTTTATAATTTAGACAGAAACATAAGAAATGAAGATGGGCATCCCGTTGCGACTTTAACATTAAGAAAAAATACTACTAATTTAACTGAATATCGTGGTGGAAGATGGTTACCTTGGAAGGTAAGGTATGAACAATGGGGATTGAGAACTAATGAATCACTAGATAAAAAAATAGAAACGGTTGTCGCAAAATATAAATGGAATGGTGTATTACATAATGATGTTTTAACAAGAAATAATAAAGGATTTTATTGGTTCAAAGAGGATGAAGCTTTTAGTGTTAATAAAGCAAATGTTGGTGGAACCATAGATATTATTATTACATTTAAGAAAGATGCAATCATAGATAAATTTAAAGACTTTGCTTGGGGCTATATTATTAGCGATTCAAAAGAGTTAGATACAGTCGCTGGAGCTAATATTGGATTTGAAAAATTAAATTTCACAAAAAATAACTTCGTTACAGTTTTTAATAATAATGTCTTAAATAATTTAAAGCGTAAAGTACAAAGTAAATTGGAAAATTCAACTACTGGGGATAGTGTTAACCAAAATCACTACTTAACTTTATTAAATCGGATAACACAAAATGTAACAAGTAGCGCTGACTATAAACGTGCACTATTAAATTTAAATAATCTATATGACAGATTAAATGTTGTTGAAAATGAAGTCAAACCAGTTGCTACACTTCGAAAAGCGGTTTCTTCTGATTCTAAAATAATTGATGTTTTTAAATACATCGAAGAAAATGAACAATACTTATCTGATGAAGAAAGGAAGTTCTTTTTAAGAACAGCAGTACGAAATACTTCGTTACAACGCAATGATTGGGAAAAATTATATAATAAAGACTATAATACGCTTTCAAGTAATGTAAGTAGTAAGAATTTAACTAATACACAAGCAGAAAATGCTAATAAAACTTTAAATTCATTATATGACTTAATTCAAAATAGAAATAATGATAATTTTTATAAAGAATTAACAAAAGATCCACAAGCAGTTGGACTGTCAAATCATTTTATAGTTAAAAATAATGTGACACAAAGTGAAGGGCATCAACTCGTTGATATTGATTTAAGTAAAAATTCAATTTCATTATCTGAGTATGTAGGCGGAAAATGGTTACCATGGAAAGTGAGATATGAACAATGGGGTCTAAGAACAAATGAATCACTGAATAATAAAATTGAGCAGGTAAAAGTTAAATATCAATGGAATGGTAAAGAATTAGAGAGAATCTTAGAAAGAAATAGCAAAGGATTTTATTGGTTTAAAGAGGACGAAGTTTATGATGTAAATAAAGCAAATGTAGGCGGTAAAGTAACATACCAAATTAAATTTAAAAAAGATGCTATTTTAGATTTAAATAATGATATGGCATGGGGTTACATTATCAGTGATTCTAAAGATTTACAAACTTTAACAGGAGCAAACATAGGCTTTAAAAAATTATCTTTTAGTCATATAAAAAATAATTTTAACCAACAAACTGTTGCTAACCTTAAACAACAATTAATCAATTTTATAAATAAAAATAGTGTGAAATTAACTAATGGACAACAGAGAGTAACTGAAAATTTAAATCAAGTTAACGCAATAAGCTCTGACAATGTAACGAATGATTCTTTGGGTGAAGTTAAACAACAATTAAATGACATATTACAAAATTTCGAACAGAAATTAGTTTTAGCAGATCTTGAGCACAGTTTCGTTAAAATTCCTCCAAATAAACAACATCTTAGACTATATGCTCAAGAAAGTAATGATGAATATTATCATAGTTTTCAATCGGCATTAACTAATCCAGCAAATTCAATTAACTCTGATGGATCGTTAACTATAAAACCCAAAGGTTATTTCATGTATAATTTAAAAGCAATTAATAAACTAGCACCTGGAAAGATGATCAATTTAAAAGTTTTAGTGGGAAATATTAATGATAACACTAAACTTCAGTATAGTGTGCAAAGAAAAGATAATACGTATGCAGTAATAATCACGGATATTCCTAAGACACGTGAAGGCGTATATCAATTATCAAACTTTATTGTTCCAAAAGATGCTGTGAAATTATCATTGCGATTAGATAATAGAACGGGTACTAGCGATGCATACATTAAATCATTCAGTCTAACACCTACAAATAATGATAATTTAAATGATTTATTCACACAAAATCTAATTGTGACACCAACTGCACGCCAACATATAGGGAAGTTTGCAAAAGAAAGCAAGGATAAATATTTCGCAAGTTTCCAATCCTTACACACTCAAACTATAAATTCGTTAAATCCGGACGGTTCACTAACTGTTCTTCCAAAAGGTTACTTTTTCTATAATTTAAAAGCTGTAGAAAAATTAGCACCAGGAAAATCTTTCAATATCCGAATAGGAGCAACTCAGGTAGATAATAATACTAAAATTGAGTATGCAATTTATGATAAGCAAAATAATTTATTAGTAAAAATTACTAATATTCCTAAAAATGAAGACGGTACATATAAGTTAGATAATATTATAGTTCCTAATAATGCAAGTAGAATTGCATTAAGAATTGATAATAGAAAAGGCACGACTAGTGCACGTTTAACAGGTTTATATGTTGTTCCAGTACGAGAAGTTTGA
- a CDS encoding LLM class flavin-dependent oxidoreductase has product MKLGFFMAGYGHHVASWRHPDVAKRGTMDLESIIENVKTAERANFDFVFISDALFVDKKTHPDLMTRFEPINLMSVISRETKDIGLIVTASTTFSQPFTLARDFATLDHISNGRAGWNIVTSGVNDTAQNFNGAQNMEHDLRYDQAAEFVDVAQKLWHSWDKVTFDRDQNKGQFISAEEPEAVDYKGSFFQVKGPLNIERSPQGHPLMVQAGSSKKGVEFASKIAEVIFTAQTDIDAATKFADNVKEKVHDARGNNQEVVIMPGIFPVIGDTEQEAKDNYEELQELILPEIGLELLSSYLGDIDLSGYDLNMPFDQINLDSGNGIQSRIEIIQEHARKNNLTLDDVMKSVAGARGHHITVGTPEKIADNMEEWFVKGAADGFNVMPPLIPTQFELFVEKVVPILQERGLVQKSYNVGTLREKLGLKVK; this is encoded by the coding sequence ATGAAATTAGGCTTTTTTATGGCTGGATATGGTCATCACGTGGCAAGTTGGAGACATCCAGATGTAGCTAAAAGGGGCACAATGGACTTAGAAAGTATAATCGAAAATGTTAAGACTGCAGAACGTGCAAATTTTGATTTTGTATTTATATCTGATGCTTTATTTGTCGATAAAAAGACCCATCCTGATTTAATGACTAGATTTGAACCTATCAATTTAATGTCTGTTATTTCAAGAGAAACAAAAGATATTGGCTTAATTGTTACTGCTTCTACGACCTTTTCACAACCATTCACACTTGCGCGTGACTTTGCTACGTTAGATCATATAAGCAATGGCAGAGCTGGTTGGAATATTGTAACTTCAGGCGTAAACGATACAGCTCAAAATTTTAACGGTGCTCAAAATATGGAACATGATTTACGCTATGATCAAGCTGCAGAATTTGTTGATGTAGCTCAAAAATTATGGCATTCATGGGACAAGGTTACATTTGATAGAGACCAAAACAAGGGTCAATTTATAAGTGCTGAAGAACCTGAAGCAGTTGATTATAAAGGAAGTTTCTTCCAAGTAAAAGGCCCGTTAAATATTGAACGTTCTCCTCAAGGCCATCCGCTAATGGTACAAGCGGGTTCATCAAAAAAAGGTGTTGAATTTGCTTCGAAAATTGCTGAAGTAATTTTCACAGCCCAAACAGATATTGATGCCGCAACAAAATTTGCTGATAACGTAAAAGAAAAAGTTCATGATGCACGAGGTAATAATCAAGAAGTAGTGATAATGCCTGGAATTTTTCCGGTTATTGGAGATACAGAACAAGAGGCTAAGGATAATTATGAAGAATTACAAGAGTTAATCTTGCCAGAAATTGGCCTAGAATTATTATCATCATACTTAGGTGACATTGACCTTAGTGGATATGATTTAAATATGCCTTTTGATCAAATTAATTTAGATTCAGGTAATGGCATTCAAAGTCGAATTGAAATTATACAAGAACATGCACGTAAAAATAATTTGACGTTGGATGATGTAATGAAATCTGTAGCCGGTGCAAGAGGACATCATATTACAGTTGGTACTCCTGAAAAAATAGCAGATAATATGGAAGAATGGTTCGTAAAAGGGGCAGCTGATGGCTTTAATGTAATGCCACCACTTATACCTACACAATTTGAGTTATTTGTTGAAAAAGTGGTACCTATTTTACAAGAAAGAGGCTTAGTTCAAAAATCTTATAATGTTGGAACATTACGTGAAAAATTAGGCTTAAAAGTGAAATAG